CTGAaactttattttcaatttcattattTCTTGCTAATGTTTTAGTTCTCACCTGATTTTGGTAATCGACCAACTGCTCCCTTTGCATATATTTAGCGGCCCTTCGTTTAAGGTCATTTGTGTGTTGTGGCATGTTGTTTACAATGTCTATTAGCAATAGCGTCAGTCATAGGGTTGTAATCAAATGATGCATTACCACTGTCAGGTTGATAACTGTTATACATACTTGGTTTTTGCACTTAAATTACATAGTAGTTATcttatttcttctcttttaatGCTCTCTTTGATCCAAAAAGACGAGACTGACTCGCTAAGCAAGAGTAAGTGAAATTTGGCTTAGTAAGCTGGGCGCGCTGAGCGGTGCGCTTTctgatcctcttctagggtttcctaGCATGCTAAGTGAGTTACATGCCTTGCTTAGCGGatgtcactcgctaagcgcatatgtcttgcttagcgagacaccaactacttgaaccttcttttcttttggcctgaaactgaagtgatttcaacattaattcacaaaatgagAGTATCTACTATAcgaaatcaaactaaacatgaaaatatgtacaattcatacaaaaagaatcacaaactagaggaaatatgttaattttatgtaactattcaatacaaaaattagtcGTAAATAACGACTAACAATAGGATCCACTGATTGTAAACTGAATACCAAACTGAGATGCTAAGGATTCAAAATACTTTACTAGAGTTTGAAAGGAGTTGGGCAAACCAATGAAGAGCTTGGCCTTTCAATTAAGTGGGGAACACATGACACATAATTGCATCTTCAATTGTATACAAGCTCACCTGTGTCACATATGCATCAATGTGCTCGTCCAAAATGATAAAGCCATCATATACATCCAAGGTAAGGCTTTTCTAGTTTGTAGGCAAAATGACTTTCAAAATATTGGGAGCAAAAAGGTGTCGGTGTCGGTGGGGTGGTGGCAACAAACAACCTTTGTGTTTGTTGTTGGACACTAGTATTAGGGTTCACAAAATGAATCTGGCTCGTAATTAGGGCCAAAGTAGGCTCAACAAAAGCCAACCCAAATAGAAATAAGTCTTTTTTTTGGCCTAGTCCATTTTGCTCGACTGACCAAATGAACTCGAGTCGGGCTGACCCAATTAgtaatatataacaaattttaaataaaatatagtaacttattaatataatttataaattaaaattaaaatttttatttttttaaaaggtaaaacatattcattaaacataaaataagtgTCCACAGGAAGTGACAACCTCAAAGCAATATTGTTAATCCGTGACTCGATGGGTTGGCACATACCAACTTGGCACAACCATTTTGCTAGCCCTAACTAGTATGATGTTATGATCCATCGTGCACATGGCTGACTAGCCATCAGGAGGACATAGAGTTGAAGGATTCATGCTTCTCAACTATGTATTCTCCTAATGGAGTGTTGAAATCTCTTGTATGTGTTGTCGGTGCATTTGTTGAAAGCTCTACTCGTTCTTTGTGTTCTTTCTTGTCCAAGTGTAACCATTATTTATAAGGCTGTAGGATAAGTTTGACATAAGCCCTACAATGGGTGCCTTCTGCATTGTTCATGTTGATTCTTATCTGAGTACATAATATATGAGGTAGTAGAATAAATTTTACTTAGGCCTCATAGTGGGCTTCAAAATGTTCTTGCTTAGGGGCAATAGGGTAACATTTTTCCCTTAATGATCTTGGCTCCAAAACTTCTTTCCTTagttctccctttttttttctctcgagGATAAATATTTGCAAAAGACACCCTATCGCTGAAGTAAGTTTTAAGCATAAAGTTATTACTATGGATAATAAATGAGAACCATCAATGGTTTTACCTCAAGAATCTCACACCTATTTATACATACCGTAACAAGACTTGGACTTATAAACTTTGTACGTGATTACCATTTTAGTTAATCCATTCTTAATCATGGTTATGCTATTAATGGTTTCCCAACTCCTCGTTAGTATGTCTTCATAATTTTGCTATATTGAGTTGGAAGGGTGTCTCAACCTTTTGGCTACCGGATAGGTATTCTGTTGGGCGAATACTGAGTCCCTAAAATAATCGTGACATGTTGAGCTctcatattttttagttaagtgTCGAGTCCTTTGGCTGGCTGGATACCCATCtagtataaatataatttaatttatgtatcaaaattattgtatatttttttttgcttaaatatatttttgatctaTAATTAATACTCaaattttgcatttatcatcttataattttttttacattagtaccttataattttttttttcattcttgataTTTGCTTtagtttatgataaattaacaaattttattttactcattgataaattaatgaattttattttagtcctaactaatttcaagtgatttttttttcgatgagtaaacacaaaatttattaattcatcagaaattaaaacaaactattaatgaacaaatacaaaatcattattttattagaattcaatgtaaaacaaaaatttattaataaaaaatacagaaattaaatatatattaaaaaaacatatttaagtctattttatcaaatgattatatatttataaaaattattataatgctAAAAGAGTTTATCATTAAGATTCCAACCTAACTTTCCTCTCAAAAGATAGAGTAAGAAACAAACAACATAGATTATACCAAGAATATGATAGTTATCTTATTCTTTCTTCTCATATCTTACTCACCAAAGTGCCTTAATAAAATGACTAAtgatatatgttattttattcaatatataaaaaacaataaaataaagcacaaaaataaaattagtattatACTTATTTAACTCATGTTTTTTTAGGACTATAAATTTTTGCTTCTCTTATGATCCAAACTtccaatcaaataaataaatattttttaccttttttttcaatttttattttttatttctcataccAAATAATCTAAGAATGCATTAATTTTCCATCAGTTATTTTTTACAGTACTTTATTTTCGTTTTCGTTGTAGAATGCAAATTGGGTTTGttacgtgttttttttttcttcagtatTCAAGTAATTagcaaataaaaatcaaaatcctcAAATAGAGTCAGAAActccataaataataaatatagattacttaagatttgaatttttattcaaaatattcaacagtatttattggattttttattaaacaaatataaatgtattcaaaatatttatttgtaaaaaaggaattgaatttttatttaacagTTGAATTGGCCGGTGAAGCAAAAAAATTGTgagtctattttcattttcaataataatCTTGTGCTGGCATCTCGTAACCGTATAGTAGTGGAAGATATTTTAGGGAAAAGTGAGAAAATGGAgacataaaattaatgaaaaaaaaaatacagctaCAAGTTactatagaaaatgaaaaattaaagaaagaaaagatgtTGACCACTCCACTAACAATGAAAGGAGATTCGAACGGCCCATACGCGTTATGGATAAAGGTATCATCCCCCAACCACGTGATCAGCTCCTCCTTATAgtcagttttttgttttttggtcaaCAGAATTCTAATAGTCAGTTTGAATATAGAGAACCCGTGGCCCACAACGAAAAAagcccaataaaaaaaaatagttatataaaGAACCCTTCCCCTGCGCCGTAACCCCGAACAGAGTGAAAAGAAGGGTTtgtaagagaaagaaaaaagaggcgCAAGATGAGTGGTAGGGTTTCTGGGAAGGTGAAGTGGTTCAACGATCAGAAGGGGTTTGGATTCATAACCCCTGACGATGGCAGCGAGGAACTCTTCGTTCACCAATCTCAGATCAAATCTGACGGTTTCCGAAGCCTAGCTGAAGGAGAGTCCGTTGAGTTCGctattgaatctgaatctgacgGACGCGCCAAGGCTGTTGATGTCACTGGCCCCGACGGCGCCAGCGTCCAGGGAACCAGACGCGGCGGTGATGGTGGCCGAAGCTATGGCGGGGGACGAGGAGGTGGTGGAGGTGGATATGGCGGTGGCGGCGGCTACGGTGGTGGCGGTGGCTATGGTGGAGGCGGTGGCTACGGTGGTGGCGGGCGAGGCGGTGGTGGCGGGGCTTGCTACAACTGCGGTGAATCGGGACATCTGGCTAGGGACTGCAGCCAAGGAGGCGGTGGAGACAGGTACGGcggaggcggtggtggtggtggcaggTATGGAGGCGGCGGTGGCGGGAGGtacggtggtggtggaggaggtggTGGCGGCGGAGGAAGCTGCTACAGCTGTGGAGAGTCTGGGCATTTCGCCAGAGATTGCCCATCAAGTGCTCGTTGAAATTACTGTTATGGTGGTTTATGTTATGCGGATTGTTTTAAGTTTTTACTTTAACATGTTGTAGGGATTTTAATGGTTTCTGTCAAAGCTGTGGCTTCTTATAAGTAGATGcgtgagatttttcttttttttggttatttaaatGAAAGTTTCTGTGTTATCGTTACAATCTGCAAACAAAATCTGTTTGGACCTACATTTTGCTATAATGAATTGGATGATTGTTATCAGTTTCTGtggtaatttgttttaaatattgaaTGGCATAATTAGGGTTCAAGTGTGATTTTTGATGCGGTATACCTTGCTCTTCTTGAGTTgtggtgtttttaattttttatattagaattTATTAATTGGTTAGAACCGTCCATCCTTGTGACTATAGGTTATATCACTGTCATTATACATCTCTGTTTACAAGAAATGCACAAACCCCCAAGTAAATCATGACTGAATTTTCTGCGTGCAGGGGCTGCAGCAACAGCACTCTTCCAATCTAATCAATTTTTTACAGCATTTTCCAAGCGTGCAAatctataaaatatttgaatggaTTTTTGTAATGGTGATTTGCCCAAAATTACGTTGGATGCTTGGGGCATTACGTTTTTGTTTGTCCTTCGAATTTTAATGGCTTATTAGACCCTCGCAATCAGAGTGTTCATTAGTTGTATGaaatgtcattatttttttatttaaaaatagtttagcATATATTTGGATGGATGTTAAAGAATAAAACAGTAGATCGAAATATAGAAAGTAGAATGATTTGGAATGGTATGggattaaaattgttattactAGAGACTACAAGCTTCCAATAAGGGATCATTGGCACTCCTAGCAATATTGAAAGACTTTCATTCTTGTTGACCTCACGGTAGAGCTGAAAATTTGAAACAGAATAGTGTTTGGGAATTCTGTAAGAACTATTGGCACATTGAAGGGCCATTGCAAGTTGTAACCTAATTGGATATTCGTTCCCCAATGCACCGGATGTGTGGAGAATCTGAATTTGTTCCACAATCCACCACCGGATGTGGAGAATCTGAATGGGTACTCTTTTTAGTCTTTCACAATGCACCTAAGCTGGAGAAGCTCATTATTCCTCCAAGGATAAACTGTGGGTTAAGGTCTTACACAGGAAGTATGACTATGGTAAACACATTATTCCTCAAATGAACGGGGTGACAAATGCCTCTACTTGATGGAGAGGCATCTCTGCACTGTGGAGCAAATTCGAAGCCTTCATTACGTGGAGTATTGGGAATAGGGCTACTATGAGGTTTTGGATTGATGAATGGCTCCTAAATCAAGAAGGTGTTTTGTTGAATCACGCTATTAGTTTATATCTAAAGAGGAGTCATTGTGGAAGATCATTTACGTGGCCTTTGAGAATGGTGAATGGGACGTCCAGAACATCTCTAACTCCCTGGCTTCTCATATCTTTTGCAGGATCATGGCAACTATCCCTCCAAGATTAACACATGGGGATGACACCATTGCTTAGTCGCATTCTCCAAATGGGAGATTTTCCTTATCTTTTGCCTAACATTTAGATCATTCTATTTAGGATACCTCAATGAAGATTTAGGGAGTGACACTCTCACTTTTCTCATTCTCTCATCTATATATTCTcaatattctttctttttcctactTGGGGATGCATTTCACACATTATTCTTACCACtaatcaaaacaatttttttaataatctcaaattacttttttattttatttttatctatcactttttctctctctctaaattaaatttcaatatttttttgaaattatcaacataaaaataacaatatattgcaatttaatttcttttactataACTACAATATATTCTCTAtgctcaattttatttatttattgtgcattttgattgaaaagaaaaaaaaaacatttttgtgtgtgtaattcacatgtaaaatattagttattataaaataaattagttttattataaatgacattttataattaaatagcaTTGAAATAAAGCTCTATATTATTAGTGTATTCTAACCAATGATTGCTGTTGAATTGTAATATATTCTTCtgcttcattttattatttttgt
The nucleotide sequence above comes from Glycine soja cultivar W05 chromosome 11, ASM419377v2, whole genome shotgun sequence. Encoded proteins:
- the LOC114375619 gene encoding cold shock protein 2-like — translated: MSGRVSGKVKWFNDQKGFGFITPDDGSEELFVHQSQIKSDGFRSLAEGESVEFAIESESDGRAKAVDVTGPDGASVQGTRRGGDGGRSYGGGRGGGGGGYGGGGGYGGGGGYGGGGGYGGGGRGGGGGACYNCGESGHLARDCSQGGGGDRYGGGGGGGGRYGGGGGGRYGGGGGGGGGGGSCYSCGESGHFARDCPSSAR